In Onychostoma macrolepis isolate SWU-2019 chromosome 17, ASM1243209v1, whole genome shotgun sequence, the DNA window tttgtttttctttctccctAGATCTGGATTTCCTCACCACATCATTCCTGTTTCTGTGATTCGCTCTGTTAGTGTGTCAGGATGGGCTAAAAACAATTGCTAGCACCTGCGCACCATACACCTGGACCCTCCACAGTCTCTCCTGTGCACAGGTACACATGGCCCGGAGTAATTATTTCagctgagaaaaaaacattcttattGTATCATTTGTTGTATACAATGTTTAGTcataattcactaaaataccTTTTTAAATGGTTCATAATTTAATTCAGGAATATTGGACATTATGCATTTTTCAAGTCAAAACATAAAGATAATGCCatttcttgttggaaatcaacAACTCCCTGTCATTGACTGGCTCATATGAAGCCAGCTGGCCCATGACACCACTCTAAATTTAGTCCTTTATGTCGTACCTGCAACGCTAGACTACCTCTAAACTCGCATTCAGCTCTGTTCCATAGGAAATACTAAGCCTTATACTGGTATCCCTTAGAGAGTTACAGCGAAGGGTGTGGGTTATACAAAGAATAAGACGGGAGTGAGTGGAAAGTGGGCTACGATAGAGCAGAAAGAGAATGGAAAAGTAAGCTGAACTGAAGAATGTGGAGTTGAATAAATGAGAGAAACCATGTGCAACAGAGCAGAGGGGTTGCTGGGAGACAAAAGCAACGAAACAAGAGAAAGAGGGAGGAGATGGTGAAAGAGAAGCCACAGATGGATGAGAAAATGACATGTTcaggttaaataaaaaaagtaatattagtCTTCAATAAGTGTGAATTGTCCGaaatgaaacatttctcatATTGTTGGAATCTGAAATGGCAAAATTATTCCAAGTCATCCCAAATAAAGTGTTCATGCAATTGTGAGTTAACTCTCATATAGAGTTAAACATAGAGGTTCACATGGTTTAATTTTAGCATGCCGGTCTAAAATTAAAACGGCCAAGCTTGAAATGGGGCCAAGTCCTTCAAGTAACTGATGTCTTTGTGTCCACCGCTAGTTTGTCTTCTCGACTTACAATGTCTTAAGTAGTCATCTGTGATTGATATTTGCACTTACTATTAGCAAACACTAGTTGCCAAcgcatgaacaaacaaactctgAAACATTGCACATTTTATCATCAAACAGGATTTGCTTTATTGTTATCTGTGTGACATTCATTTTTTGGGTATGTGGTTAAGTAGAAACCTTTAGCTGAAAACTGTCAGCTAAACAGTTCTAGTGAGAGATATTTGAAGAATCTATCCTTGGAAGTGGAAACTGTTTGGATGAATTACATTTGAATGTGTTTAGAgaaatgtagatttttttttttcttccatattaacaaacatgttaaaaaaaataattaaaactagcTTTGCAGTTATCAGATATTATCTTGTGAAGTGCTGTTAGTCAATCACATCATTAGTGTGCTAGTATTTCCTTTATTTGGTACTAAAACTGTCAAGCAGCACACTATTTGAAATCTTTGtagcatttataaatgtttttactgtcacttttgatcaattatcATTAGAATTAAGcatgcttgctgaataaaagtaattaaaaaatgcatatgcCACAAATACAGTCAGTATCAATACAATGACAGCATCTAATTGGGAACTAAGCCATCTGTATTCAGCTCTATCTGTAATTTGTGAACTAAAAAATCACACATTGGCTCATAAAAGTTTAGGAACCAATGGCTTCCTAGTTATTATATAGTCCCTCACATGTTCTTATAATTCATGTCTTCTtaccgtgttttttttttttttttgtctctgcTGTTTAGGTGGTGAGTCTCGACACCATGCAGGGACCTCGGAGGAAGGTGAAGCTCATGGTGATGATGACAATGGTGTTCATCTTCATCGTGGTGGAGGTCTCTCGCAATGCTGGGAAGGGCGACGGCAACAAAAATAAGCAGATGGTTCCCACGAAGCGTTTCTGGGCAAAAGATCTCCCCAGTGTCGGCCACTGGAATCGCCGGCAGCAACAGCTGAACTACATCAACAATCGCAACCTAGAAAAACTCAACTTAACAATTGATAAGCTTCCAGACTGGCTAAACGACACAGTCAGTCTGGACTCCTGTGAGCCGGACTTCAGGATGACCACCCAAGTCAAGGATTACAACTCGCTACCTGATCGCTTCAAGGACTTTCTGCTTTACATGCGCTGCAGGTCCTATCCCATCGTGGTGGATCAGCCAAACATATGCAAAGACCCACCATTTCTCCTCCTAGCTATTAAATCTTTAGTCCCACACTTTGATCGACGTCAGGCCATCCGTGAGTCTTGGGGAAAAGCTGGCCGCCTTGCAAACAGAACGGTTGTTACGGTGTTTCTTCTTGGAAATGCAGCCACTGAGGACCACTTTCCTGATCTCTCAAAGATGCTTCTCCATGAGAGCGCCATACATGGAGATATTCTTCAATGGGACTATAGGGACACCTTCTTCAACCTCACCATCAAGGAAGTGCTTTTCCTGGAATGGCTGAACACCCGCTGTCCTGGAGTCAGTTACGTCTTCAAGGGCGATGACGATGTTTTTGTTAACACCATCCGCATTATAGACTATCTAAGCAATCTTTCTCATGCCAAAGCCAAGGAACTGTTTGTAGGAGATGTGATTACCAACGCTGGTCCACACCGGGACAAAAAGGTCAAGTATTTTATCCCCGAAAGCATGTTCGTTGGAACGTACCCTGCTTATGCGGGTGGGGGTGGTTATTTGTTCTCGGGACAGCTGGTCCCGAAACTTCACAACGTCTCGAGGTTGGTGCCTCTCTACCCCATTGATGATGTCTACACAGGTATGTGCCTTAAGAAACTGGGCCTTGCTCCTGAGAAGCACAAAGGCTTCAGGACCTTTGATATCGAGGAGAAATATCGCAGTAATGCCTGTGCCTATAAGAGCCTGATGCTGGTCCATCCCAGAAGTCCTCAACATATGATTAAAATCTGGGCCTGGCTGAATGACCCAGCCTTGAACTGTCAGTGAACTGCTGATCCAGGTTTTTGgctgctttaaagggatagttcagccaaaaatgctaattctgtcatcatttacacaccctcatgaCATGAttgacttttgtttgtttgaccagaaaaacactgtgattttattatttttattttttttcaatgggatcccgttttttttttttggtccccattggctttcattatatggacatTTTTGGTTTTTTgtagtttggaacaacatgagatttgagtaaatgatgaccaaattgtcatttttggctgaactagcTCTTTAACATTTTACCATTGTTctaatgtgattttatttagcATCTTTATGTActtcatttcatatcaaaggtCGGAAGCGATGATGAGCTCTTTAGATGTGCATACATTTCAAATGTAGCTCTAAATTGCTACCCATATAGTATTCCTATTGCTGGACTTTTTGGGTCAACAAATTCTGCTGATAATGTTACAAGTATTTATACAGTGCTCTGTGGTTGTGAGATCAGCGGTGCTGAGGATTGTGGGAAATGTAGTTCAGCTGGTCTGAACATGGCACAGACTATACATAGCACACCTGAGCATATATGTTGATCATGTTGATAAAATATGCTCTCTCTTTCTGTAGGAGAATTCTGTTGCATTATGCTAAAGTGAACAGACATGTTTGAACACTCTATGCAGCCATCACAAACCTAATCCATACTTGCTGCTCTAGTTCTCTCTAACGGGTAGGAACATATTGCCTTcctgtttatattatatatcatattGCCACAGCCCATGCTCGTTTGGATTAATGAGGAGTTGGCTCATTTTAGATCGCTATTTGTGGTGACAGCAGTTTTGGCTACCAACTAAATATAGATTGCCTACCCAAACCTCTACATGTGTGCTTTTGACTTCATGCATTAATGGCGGCTCTTTTCCTTCTagattatttattctttttcagGACCAGACAATCAGTTGCAAGTCATAAAGCTTTGTATTAACAGATTAGCCAAAACCAGGTCATTGCGtcaaagaaatgtttaaaatgtacaaaatcaatAACTCCTTTGCTGAAAAACCAGATGATATGCTTGCTCCCCTCTCAGATCTGAGTCTCAGGATGTTTTTCGAGAGTTTTGGTCAAGCTTGCAAATCAGAGATAAAAAAGTTCAGAGCTATGGGTttcattttccatttaaaatgcaGGGATTCCACAATTTACCTTCTTGACTAAATGAATGAAACTGCAGCCAGTTTTCCAGACCTAAATTAAGCCTGTCGCTGTTGTGATCATGCTGTCgttgttttttccccttctaTAAAGAGGCCAGGAAACCGGGGTCTCAGCTGGATGACTTAATTACTGAATTTTACACAGTGGCCCTCAACTATGTTACAGTGACCCCTGCTGGtctgcatttgtttttctttttcttttttctttttttaataaacactgGACCTTTTTTCAAATTTGTCTTAAGCTTGATTGAATATTTAAGTCATGTCTATGGCCTGCCAGTCAactagaaatatattttttctgtgaCTGTTCAGACACTGTTCTCCTGTTAAAGACACTTAGGCCTAGTAATTTCCTTGGGTGGGCTGACTATATCCGCTCCATAAATATTATGTTACTCATTCTGCCTCATTGGTTGCTTGCTGAAATCAAGCTTGTCATGTAGTGTTTATGTAGCGTCACGATTTGTAGTGTTTAATATTACGTTGTCCATCCAGCTATGAGGAATGAGGGCTAAGGGTGTGTGATTTGTATCGTCTGTCTGCTAATAGCAAGACAAGCACACCGTTTAACAGCCTGATGTAGTGTTTGGTGGGAGGAACaaagtgtttacatgagttCATGAACAGTACAAAAAGCTTGTATTTATAAACTacgatatattttttttttcccatgacAAAGGTAGATTATGCAAGTTTTTATACACTGGTATTTACTGTAATCCTGTGAGTTCTCAAACTCTTCAGGCCGTTGTTGTTGCTCTTGCATCTGTGCATAGCATTGAAGAAAACAAACTCTTGTCTTACGTTATTCACAACTGTGTTTATGTATTAGAAATTCTTTTTAAAAGCGATTTAGTTTCTTTTGTTAttgcctttttaaaataattctttatttCATCATAAGATATTTGAATGTTAATATGATGCCTTAAATGTGGCTTTAGttgtgcatgtgtatatttgtgtatttatgttgatgtgtgtgtgtatgaatagGCTGAGGAGCATCATCATGAAAATCCAGTTCTAAAAATGAAATTGTTGCTCATGATGAAATCAtgattatgtttgtatttaaaaaataaataataataattctatatGGAATTTTTGAAAATTcccacaaaattattttttttcccacaaatATTTTTAGAGCAGTCAAATGACTTTTTTTGCCACATTTATATGGTGATTATTTTCTGTCAACGCCTCTTACCAAAAAACACATTGTGAACTACACAAACTTTATTACCAAAATGTGCCTGTTAATTCTGATTGTTAATCGTTGTCTGTCTTTTGTAATTGAAtatatgcacatttattttgtcatgtttctgcctattttgaatttgattatTGTAATAAATGGAATAAACTGATGTCTTTTACCTCTGTCATTCTTGTCTGAGTGCTTGTACTATTAATTTTCTGTTCAGTTATTAAAACTTGatagattcatttttttttattatttatttattttttttccctctgctCTACTTTTGTGTGTATAGCTGTAGTTTATTTTTACCAGCAGAGGGCATCTTTGTTCTTTGTGTGTCTTAGCATCAATGTGCCTGAGCTCTCCTGCTGTGGATCATTTTTGTCACTCCATTTTGTCTGACACATACATTATCAGTAATTTCTTAAAGCTGGATGTCACCCTCTCTTTGATTCGATAAGGTACTTTGTCATGATCAGTTCTGTGAAACTGTCTTGTTCCAACGTGCAGCATAATTTCTCCTTG includes these proteins:
- the b3gnt2b gene encoding N-acetyllactosaminide beta-1,3-N-acetylglucosaminyltransferase 2 yields the protein MQGPRRKVKLMVMMTMVFIFIVVEVSRNAGKGDGNKNKQMVPTKRFWAKDLPSVGHWNRRQQQLNYINNRNLEKLNLTIDKLPDWLNDTVSLDSCEPDFRMTTQVKDYNSLPDRFKDFLLYMRCRSYPIVVDQPNICKDPPFLLLAIKSLVPHFDRRQAIRESWGKAGRLANRTVVTVFLLGNAATEDHFPDLSKMLLHESAIHGDILQWDYRDTFFNLTIKEVLFLEWLNTRCPGVSYVFKGDDDVFVNTIRIIDYLSNLSHAKAKELFVGDVITNAGPHRDKKVKYFIPESMFVGTYPAYAGGGGYLFSGQLVPKLHNVSRLVPLYPIDDVYTGMCLKKLGLAPEKHKGFRTFDIEEKYRSNACAYKSLMLVHPRSPQHMIKIWAWLNDPALNCQ